A genomic stretch from Lathyrus oleraceus cultivar Zhongwan6 chromosome 2, CAAS_Psat_ZW6_1.0, whole genome shotgun sequence includes:
- the LOC127121937 gene encoding uncharacterized protein LOC127121937 → MELVNRDASLKIKVIIAHVVEKYRYIISYKKAWIAKCKAIESLYGNWETSYNDLLQWILVMKTYLPGTIIELQTLPVISNDGSYLGDQRIFHRLFWAFRPCICGFAYCKPIVQVDGTWLYGKYRGTLLMAVAQDGNGNIFPKAFALVESETKEAWSFFLKNLRMHVTPQANLCLISDRHESIKSAYNNPENGWQFPPSSHVYCIRHIAQNFMREIKDKDLRKMVVNMGYALTEATFNYYRGEIRRINNDALSWIDNIPREKWARAFNGGQRWGHMTTNLAEAMNAVLKETRNLPITALVKSTYYRLGSLFGRRGHQWIKMLASGQVFTDNCNKGMAEEVIKANTHNVMQFDRERISWSKRRLIITTVDQPQRLALI, encoded by the coding sequence ATGGAGCTTGTAAATCGGGACGCTTCTCTTAAAATAAAGGTTATCATTGCTCATGTTGTTGAGAAATACCGGTATATCATATCATACAAAAAGGCATGGATTGCAAAGTGTAAGGCAATTGAGTCGCTCTATGGAAATTGGGAGACATCTTACAACGATCTTCTGCAGTGGATACTGGTAATGAAAACATATCTTCCAGGTACCATTATAGAATTACAAACCCTACCTGTGATTTCAAATGATGGTTCATACTTGGGTGACCAAAGGATATTTCATCGTCTGTTTTGGGCGTTTAGACCATGTATATGTGGCTTCGCGTATTGTAAACCAATTGTGCAGGTTGATGGAACTTGGTTGTATGGCAAGTACAGAGGGACTCTGCTGATGGCTGTGGCACAGGATGGGAACGGGAACATATTTCCGAAAGCATTCGCATTAGTTGAAAGTGAAACAAAGGAAGCCtggagtttctttcttaagaaTTTGAGAATGCATGTTACCCCCCAAGCAAATCTATGCCTAATATCAGACAGGCATGAATCAATAAAGAGTGCATACAACAACCCGGAAAATGGATGGCAGTTTCCTCCTTCATCACACGTCTATTGCATCAGACATATCGCGCAAAACTTCATGCGGGAGATTAAAGACAAGGATCTGCGGAAAATGGTTGTTAACATGGGTTATGCATTAACAGAGGCAACGTTTAACTACTATCGGGGGGAAATCCGAAGAATAAACAACGACGCTTTATCATGGATAGACAACATCCCTCGCGAGAAGTGGGCAAGGGCATTTAACGGAGGGCAACGCTGGGGTCACATGACAACTAACCTAGCAGAAGCAATGAACGCGGTGTTGAAAGAAACCCGGAACCTTCCAATCACTGCATTGGTCAAATCTACGTACTATCGTTTAGGATCACTATTTGGTAGAAGAGGCCATCAGTGGATAAAAATGTTAGCCTCTGGGCAGGTTTTCACTGATAACTGCAACAAGGGGATGGCTGAGGAAGTCATCAAAGCTAACACGCATAACGTCATGCAGTTCGACCGAGAGAGAATTTCATGGTCCAAGAGAAGATTAATCATAACGACGGTCGACCAACCGCAACGTTTAGCGTTGATCTAA
- the LOC127121936 gene encoding uncharacterized protein LOC127121936 — protein sequence MSKIHINSDYFHLKDRIEKKLQRYVEDIIYRQPLFNGDDNTVFHIMIPIKTDEDVRSMFQCHVTLSQLPSIEIYVRLVDIPEEQPSDNVEEQPSHCYPTQFVQSHDYGMSQAIDEEPTQNNEPFIPNEEVGENSEDDLEDIRFEDLFGVSDDDGNEEILDTSAVALRAQPISLYNPPAHMQNISLDDAEPSSVFGSFIPTHNSDEIEEGIEYEDKEECLLALQQWHIKRSLDFSVVKSDSVRFVIKCRSATCNFKCRVSLRKGNSRWRVGKSSGPHTCTTTSMSQDHTKLSS from the coding sequence ATGTCTAAGATCCACATCAACTCCGACTATTTTCATTTAAAAGACCGTATTGAAAAGAAGTTGCAACGTTATGTTGAAGACATCATTTATCGTCAACCATTATTTAATGGAGATGATAATACCGTCTTTCACATAATGATACCGATTAAGACCGACGAAGATGTCAGGTCGATGTTTCAATGTCATGTAACATTATCTCAATTACCCAGCATTGAGATATATGTTCGTCTAGTTGATATTCCCGAAGAACAACCGAGTGACAATGTTGAGGAACAACCGTCTCACTGTTATCCAACGCAATTTGTACAGTCACACGACTATGGAATGAGTCAAGCCATTGACGAAGAGCCGACTCAAAATAATGAACCTTTCATACCAAATGAAGAGGTGGGCGAGAATAGTGAGGATGATCTTGAGGATATTCGATTTGAAGATCTTTTCGGTGTTAGCGATGACGATGGCAATGAGGAAATATTAGACACATCGGCTGTTGCACTAAGAGCGCAACCAATTAGTTTGTACAATCCACCTGCGCACATGCAAAATATAAGTTTGGATGATGCCGAACCAAGCTCCGTTTTCGGCAGTTTCATACCAACTCACAACTCTGACGAAATTGAGGAGGGCATAGAGTATGAAGATAAGGAAGAGTGTCTTCTGGCGTTGCAACAATGGCATATAAAACGTAGTCTAGATTTCTCTGTGGTTAAATCTGACAGTGTACGTTTTGTCATCAAATGTAGAAGTGCAACATGCAATTTCAAATGCAGGGTCTCTTTGCGCAAGGGCAACTCAAGGTGGAGAGTTGGTAAGTCTAGTGGGCCTCATACATGCACAACCACTTCCATGTCACAAGACCATACAAAACTCAGTTCATAA